One genomic region from Mesorhizobium terrae encodes:
- a CDS encoding DUF2147 domain-containing protein has translation MTAPDRKLSYRRASALQALGWAAGLFLLATSADAAPADAIATTWLTHDGQGVVEFAPCGNRLCGHIVWLKTPIDDNGAPLTDRNNPNPKLRQRPICGLSVITGLAQDGSGGWDDGQIYDPKEGSAYDVALSLTGPDKLIVTGYLGVKALGQQFTWRRHQLPADQRCDTVTKAQQP, from the coding sequence GTGACGGCACCAGATCGCAAGCTCTCGTATCGCCGCGCGTCGGCTCTCCAGGCCCTTGGCTGGGCGGCCGGGCTGTTCCTTCTGGCGACAAGCGCCGATGCCGCGCCGGCCGATGCCATCGCCACCACATGGCTTACCCATGACGGCCAGGGTGTCGTGGAATTCGCACCCTGCGGCAACAGATTGTGCGGTCATATCGTGTGGCTGAAGACGCCGATCGACGACAACGGCGCGCCTTTGACCGACCGCAACAATCCCAATCCGAAACTGCGCCAGCGGCCGATCTGCGGGCTCAGCGTGATAACCGGCCTGGCGCAGGACGGCTCCGGCGGCTGGGATGACGGGCAAATCTATGATCCCAAGGAAGGCAGCGCCTACGATGTCGCGCTTTCGCTGACAGGGCCGGACAAGCTCATCGTTACCGGCTATCTCGGCGTCAAGGCGCTCGGCCAGCAGTTCACATGGCGGCGGCATCAGCTACCCGCCGACCAGCGTTGCGACACCGTGACCAAGGCCCAGCAGCCATGA
- a CDS encoding GNAT family N-acetyltransferase, whose translation MSAFRSSPDAGAASGTIRAGLSSLDPASWPELSRANAEGVHYHAAFETAAAVDGTAPQAVVVERDDRELLAAAPLFSLSYRLDTPFQGKLGAWAGRLADQFPGIFALGLLGVGSPMVDHCHLLLADRLSADKRVEALATLIETVEAEARKRKAALIAFKDVAPPEEALIGGLLAGKGFARLTSLPVAVAEVCENEDAYLARLSAATRKDVKRKLKTRDAVRVERRTDITGLESEIAALYRSTQENSQLRYGDFEELPSRYFEEVSRRLGKDAVFQLYWIGDRLAAFNLLLVGVDRVVDKFLGMAYPLARDHNLYVVSWMENLSFCREIGRPLLQTGQTAYASKIRMGSRLEPSAIYVKHTNGLLNRGLAAIAPWLAFDRWDPDLREANAKARDRAKGPAKEDGQ comes from the coding sequence ATGAGCGCCTTCAGGTCGTCGCCTGACGCTGGCGCGGCGAGCGGCACGATCCGGGCGGGCCTGTCTTCGCTCGATCCGGCCTCTTGGCCCGAGCTCAGCCGCGCCAATGCCGAAGGCGTCCACTATCACGCGGCATTCGAGACCGCCGCGGCGGTCGACGGCACGGCCCCGCAGGCCGTCGTCGTGGAGCGCGACGACCGCGAACTGCTTGCCGCTGCGCCGCTGTTTTCGCTGTCCTATCGCCTCGACACGCCGTTCCAGGGCAAGCTCGGCGCCTGGGCCGGACGGCTGGCCGACCAGTTCCCCGGCATCTTCGCGCTTGGCCTGCTCGGTGTCGGCTCGCCGATGGTCGACCATTGCCATCTCCTGCTGGCCGACAGGCTGTCGGCGGACAAGCGCGTCGAAGCCCTCGCCACACTGATCGAGACGGTGGAGGCAGAGGCGCGCAAGCGCAAGGCTGCGCTGATCGCCTTCAAGGACGTCGCGCCGCCTGAAGAAGCGCTGATCGGCGGCCTGCTTGCCGGCAAGGGTTTCGCGCGGCTGACCAGCCTGCCCGTCGCGGTTGCCGAGGTGTGTGAGAACGAAGACGCCTATCTGGCGCGGCTTTCCGCAGCGACCCGCAAGGACGTGAAGCGCAAACTGAAGACGCGCGATGCGGTGCGCGTTGAGCGGCGCACGGACATTACCGGCCTGGAAAGCGAAATCGCGGCCCTCTACCGTTCCACCCAGGAAAACAGCCAGCTGCGCTATGGCGATTTCGAGGAATTGCCTAGCCGCTATTTCGAGGAGGTGTCGCGCCGCCTGGGCAAGGACGCCGTTTTCCAGCTCTATTGGATCGGCGACAGGCTCGCCGCCTTCAACCTGCTTCTCGTCGGTGTCGACCGGGTCGTCGACAAGTTCCTGGGCATGGCCTATCCGCTGGCGCGCGATCACAATCTTTATGTCGTGAGCTGGATGGAGAACCTCAGCTTCTGCCGCGAGATCGGGCGACCACTGCTGCAGACCGGCCAGACCGCCTATGCCTCCAAGATCAGGATGGGCAGCCGGCTGGAACCATCGGCGATCTATGTGAAGCACACCAACGGCCTGCTCAATCGCGGCCTTGCCGCAATCGCCCCCTGGCTCGCCTTCGACCGCTGGGACCCGGACCTGCGCGAGGCAAATGCGAAAGCGCGCGACCGCGCCAAGGGGCCGGCCAAGGAAGACGGACAATGA
- a CDS encoding DMT family transporter, which yields MSVTTANQSSLRGIIAAFIVVDTATQIAFKWASERIGAGTLDIAWVVSALETPALWLAVFFYGLTFVFWMLILARMDLGRAFPLSALTYVTVPAAGMLLFGEHLSWPQAAGIALIISGVVLIGRGKPS from the coding sequence ATGAGCGTGACGACGGCCAACCAATCCAGTCTGCGCGGCATCATCGCCGCCTTCATTGTCGTCGACACCGCGACGCAAATCGCCTTCAAATGGGCGAGCGAGCGCATCGGTGCCGGCACGCTCGACATAGCCTGGGTCGTTTCGGCGCTGGAGACGCCGGCGCTCTGGCTGGCCGTCTTCTTCTATGGCCTTACTTTCGTGTTCTGGATGCTGATATTGGCGCGTATGGATCTCGGGCGCGCGTTTCCGCTTTCGGCTTTGACCTATGTCACCGTTCCGGCGGCGGGCATGCTCCTGTTTGGCGAGCATCTCTCCTGGCCGCAGGCGGCAGGCATTGCGCTGATCATTTCCGGGGTCGTGCTGATTGGCAGAGGAAAACCGTCGTGA